From Schaalia sp. ZJ405, one genomic window encodes:
- a CDS encoding sigma-70 family RNA polymerase sigma factor: MPDESPVGTTQADAAQETSRDAQEIPQNTQETSGESDAHRLERFESEALPLLDQLFGAALGMTRNRADAEDLLQETFLKAYTKFDQYTAGTNIKAWLYRILTNTYITQYRKAQRSPKRAGTDQVEDWQLADAASHDERGLVSAEVEALEQIPSEQLRDALESLSEDHRMVIVLADVEGLSYKEVSEALGVPIGTVMSRLHRARKTLRGKLAELAAEYGIGSTNEA, translated from the coding sequence GTGCCAGACGAATCGCCAGTCGGCACCACGCAAGCCGATGCCGCACAGGAGACGTCTCGGGACGCCCAAGAGATACCTCAGAACACCCAAGAGACATCTGGGGAATCGGACGCTCACCGTCTCGAACGCTTCGAGTCGGAGGCATTGCCGCTGCTGGACCAGCTCTTCGGTGCGGCCCTAGGTATGACGCGCAACAGAGCGGATGCGGAAGACCTGCTGCAAGAAACCTTCCTCAAGGCCTATACGAAGTTCGATCAGTACACGGCGGGAACAAATATCAAAGCATGGCTGTATCGCATTCTGACGAACACGTACATCACGCAGTATCGCAAAGCCCAGCGTTCACCCAAACGCGCGGGAACAGATCAGGTCGAGGATTGGCAGCTTGCCGATGCTGCATCGCACGACGAACGCGGCCTGGTGTCAGCGGAAGTCGAAGCTCTCGAACAGATTCCTTCCGAGCAGTTGCGAGACGCCCTCGAATCACTGTCGGAGGACCACAGGATGGTCATTGTTCTCGCCGATGTCGAGGGGCTGAGCTACAAGGAAGTTTCGGAAGCGCTGGGAGTCCCCATAGGTACCGTGATGTCGCGTCTGCATCGAGCGAGGAAGACGTTGCGTGGAAAACTGGCGGAGTTGGCTGCGGAATATGGGATTGGGAGCACGAATGAAGCGTGA
- a CDS encoding DoxX family membrane protein gives MSILRFIARPLLAAPFIADGFSAIREPDVHVERAEDIRPLMNKVVPGHDLSDQELRTLTRILGTVTTTAGLCFALGKFPRATAGVLTAVAVPMALVNHPVRGTSLTREEIKENRSGLMRKLALAAGVALATTDRQGRPSATWRLSNWRDQRLAIAQARAAERARVERKFAE, from the coding sequence ATGAGTATTCTTCGATTCATCGCTCGCCCGCTTTTGGCTGCTCCTTTCATTGCAGACGGCTTCTCTGCGATCCGTGAACCCGACGTTCACGTTGAGCGCGCTGAGGATATTCGCCCTCTGATGAACAAGGTTGTTCCCGGTCATGACCTCTCCGATCAGGAGTTGCGCACCCTCACCCGGATTCTCGGGACGGTCACAACAACTGCTGGCCTATGTTTTGCCTTGGGCAAGTTCCCACGTGCCACCGCAGGAGTTCTCACCGCCGTTGCAGTTCCGATGGCGCTGGTGAACCACCCCGTGCGCGGAACATCCCTCACTCGTGAAGAAATCAAAGAGAACCGTTCAGGACTCATGCGTAAGCTCGCCTTAGCTGCGGGCGTTGCGCTGGCAACCACTGACCGCCAAGGACGTCCCTCGGCCACGTGGAGGCTGTCGAACTGGCGCGATCAGCGTTTAGCGATCGCTCAGGCACGTGCTGCCGAGCGTGCTCGTGTTGAACGCAAGTTTGCCGAGTGA
- the aroA gene encoding 3-phosphoshikimate 1-carboxyvinyltransferase, producing the protein MNQAWPAPVASGPVNAQVSVPGSKSHTARALYLAAIATHPSRIRGALDARDTRLFINGLQALGARISSDGDALLVEPISKHEIPPADSPTGSAPGKIRTIDVGLAGTVMRFLPPLAALSSTPTRFTGDEAALHRPVAPLLDALTSMGASVDYEGEAGHLPLTIRGPLHVPEDGRVDVHASSSSQFLSAMLLVAPLLGSPITVRAPGNVVSLPHVDMTVSAMRARGIRCVRSGDAGQHLSWVIEPGRPEGGTWTIEPDLSNAGPFLAAAMVTGGSVTIPNWPSVTDQAGDAWRWILKEMGGAVHFAPGGATGGKAEAGDLTVTGPPRGNLRGLSADFSAIGELVPTVAALAAVASSPSLITGIAHLRGHETDRVSALAREITRLGGDVNEGDDFLRITPRPLHAAEIHTYEDHRMATFGAIIGLNVPGTHVANVETTSKTLPGFTTMWEDMLSQ; encoded by the coding sequence GTGAACCAGGCCTGGCCTGCGCCGGTAGCCTCGGGCCCCGTGAACGCCCAGGTGAGCGTCCCCGGCTCTAAGTCTCATACTGCCCGCGCGCTGTATCTCGCGGCCATCGCCACGCATCCCTCAAGGATCCGTGGCGCCCTCGATGCCCGCGACACCCGCCTGTTCATCAACGGACTTCAGGCACTGGGTGCCCGCATCTCCAGTGACGGTGACGCGCTGCTTGTTGAGCCGATCAGCAAACACGAGATACCACCGGCAGACTCACCTACCGGCAGCGCGCCGGGCAAAATTCGGACCATTGATGTTGGCCTCGCGGGAACGGTCATGCGTTTCCTCCCTCCCCTGGCGGCTTTAAGCTCCACACCCACTCGCTTCACCGGTGACGAGGCCGCACTCCACCGCCCCGTGGCCCCTCTCCTCGACGCCCTCACCTCAATGGGTGCATCCGTTGACTACGAGGGAGAAGCCGGGCATCTGCCCTTGACAATTCGTGGGCCGCTTCATGTCCCTGAGGACGGACGCGTCGACGTCCACGCCTCGTCCTCGTCCCAATTCCTCTCGGCAATGCTGCTGGTCGCACCGCTCCTGGGCTCTCCCATCACTGTGCGAGCACCCGGGAATGTTGTCTCACTTCCACACGTGGACATGACCGTCTCAGCGATGAGAGCACGAGGAATTCGATGCGTGCGCTCAGGTGATGCCGGGCAGCATCTGTCGTGGGTCATTGAACCGGGACGCCCCGAGGGTGGCACGTGGACCATCGAACCGGACCTGTCGAATGCCGGTCCGTTCCTGGCGGCAGCGATGGTCACCGGAGGGTCGGTGACCATTCCGAACTGGCCGTCGGTTACGGATCAGGCCGGTGACGCGTGGCGGTGGATCCTCAAAGAAATGGGCGGAGCCGTCCACTTTGCCCCAGGCGGCGCGACCGGCGGGAAAGCTGAGGCCGGTGACCTCACCGTGACGGGGCCGCCACGTGGGAATCTCCGCGGACTTTCGGCGGATTTTTCGGCGATCGGAGAACTTGTGCCCACGGTGGCTGCTCTCGCCGCCGTGGCGTCCTCACCATCCCTCATCACAGGAATCGCGCATCTACGCGGACACGAAACTGATCGCGTGTCCGCACTTGCTCGGGAAATCACCCGGCTCGGTGGTGACGTTAACGAGGGCGACGATTTCCTCCGCATCACGCCGCGTCCCCTGCACGCCGCCGAAATCCACACCTACGAGGATCACCGGATGGCAACCTTCGGTGCAATCATTGGGCTTAACGTTCCCGGAACGCACGTGGCGAATGTGGAGACAACATCGAAGACTCTTCCGGGGTTCACAACAATGTGGGAGGACATGCTCAGCCAATGA
- the rsgA gene encoding ribosome small subunit-dependent GTPase A: protein MRRDIGTDDPRVRVRAGKSSRPRTKKRPDWSQQPRGRVVAIDRGRYRVVLDDTTDHKAAGSPHSANSQALSRGSTMGTQVQAVRAKELGRGSIIMGDWVRVTGDVSGRHDTLARIVAVDERSSVLRRSLEDVPDQRGEKAIVANAQVMCIVVALADPPPRMGMIDRCLVAAYEAGLEPILCLTKSDLASPAPLIDAYSHFDIPIVVTHLGNEDNAGNEDEATSSGFQAGDGSGDVDHLRQQLTGRFCVLVGHSGVGKSTLINALVPQANRAVGAVNTVTGRGRHTSTSSEAFMLDGGGWIVDTPGVRSFGLGHVTVDDVLGVYPDVAQAASWCLPLCSHVESEPSCALDAWRLGTDPFEVDDAATLKYRSHRVHAVRRLLDAVATADAASKAAR, encoded by the coding sequence ATGAGACGTGACATCGGCACCGACGATCCACGGGTCCGCGTCCGAGCGGGCAAATCCTCACGTCCGCGGACAAAGAAACGCCCCGACTGGTCTCAACAGCCACGAGGCCGTGTCGTAGCGATTGATCGGGGACGTTATCGCGTCGTCCTTGACGACACAACCGATCACAAGGCAGCTGGCAGCCCACATAGCGCCAATTCCCAGGCTCTGTCACGTGGTTCCACGATGGGAACTCAGGTTCAGGCAGTGCGCGCAAAGGAGTTGGGCCGAGGATCCATCATCATGGGTGACTGGGTGCGCGTCACGGGAGATGTCTCTGGTCGCCACGACACCCTTGCGAGAATCGTTGCCGTTGATGAGCGGTCGAGTGTTCTGCGTCGTTCCCTTGAGGATGTTCCCGATCAGCGAGGCGAAAAAGCGATCGTTGCGAATGCTCAGGTCATGTGTATCGTCGTCGCCCTCGCCGATCCTCCGCCGCGCATGGGGATGATTGATCGGTGCCTCGTGGCCGCCTACGAAGCGGGTCTTGAGCCGATCCTGTGCCTGACGAAATCTGACTTGGCTTCCCCCGCTCCCCTAATCGATGCCTATTCACATTTCGATATTCCCATTGTTGTCACCCATTTAGGGAATGAGGACAATGCGGGGAACGAGGACGAGGCCACCTCCTCTGGCTTCCAGGCTGGCGATGGATCGGGGGACGTTGATCACCTCAGGCAGCAGCTGACTGGCCGTTTTTGTGTGCTCGTGGGACATTCAGGGGTGGGAAAGTCAACGCTGATTAACGCCCTCGTTCCGCAGGCAAACCGTGCGGTCGGAGCCGTGAACACCGTCACGGGTCGTGGCCGGCACACGTCAACGTCATCGGAAGCGTTCATGCTTGACGGCGGTGGGTGGATCGTCGACACCCCGGGAGTGCGATCCTTTGGCCTAGGCCATGTGACCGTTGATGACGTGCTTGGTGTCTATCCCGATGTTGCCCAAGCCGCGTCGTGGTGTTTACCGCTGTGCTCCCACGTGGAATCGGAGCCTTCGTGTGCCCTCGATGCGTGGCGCTTGGGAACAGATCCTTTCGAGGTCGATGACGCAGCCACTCTTAAGTACCGCTCACATCGAGTTCATGCGGTGCGCAGGCTCTTAGATGCAGTGGCGACAGCCGACGCAGCGTCGAAAGCCGCGCGTTAG
- a CDS encoding glycosyltransferase, translated as MKSVSVAAVVVAYNRDHMLGDTLDALGAQTRPLDDVIVVDNASTDRSLEYAHNHPVVTNTVEMKRNLGGAGGFAAGIARAISRGADLVWIMDDDTVAQPQALERLLDARERYAGSPAVLACRANWIDGREHPMNTPRERFLIDPKLRAHAQAVGAKQIRTASFVAILLDARAVREEGLPVADYFLWNDDFEYTGRLLRRRIGLYVDAARVEHRTKEFAGATDKDPGDRFFGEVRNKVWSLTRSRAFSPVDRLLYSGATLRRWAKMIAISSRPQARIADIIMGTYAGISAPRPTTEILWDTQVGREAAVLDSGTTEHPAQPYQRSDRNTRFAVLLPVWRGDNVTHFQRSLRSIGVDQIRRPSQIVVVCDGPINPGIDRILRDVAHGRRADLTADIPVKVVRLAQNSGLSHALNVGLPECECEIVARADADDISLPERFATQIPLIEAGFEMVGSAIAEFDEDESSTGLVRRMPMSAREIRQTITRRDPFNHPTIVYTKSAVAAAGGYQHVNHMEDYWLFARMIHLGIPTVNVQDPLVLYRIGAGAYQRRGGVDMFRSELRMQRLLRESRMITVPRYVTNMLVRGGYRLIPVGARKALYQTVGRLLWFR; from the coding sequence ATGAAATCAGTGTCCGTTGCCGCAGTTGTCGTCGCATATAACAGGGATCATATGCTCGGCGACACCCTCGACGCTCTCGGAGCACAGACCCGGCCTCTCGACGATGTCATCGTCGTTGACAACGCGTCAACTGATCGTTCACTCGAATACGCCCACAACCACCCAGTCGTCACAAATACCGTTGAAATGAAACGGAACTTAGGAGGAGCGGGCGGCTTTGCTGCCGGTATTGCTCGGGCAATCAGCCGCGGAGCGGACCTCGTGTGGATCATGGACGACGACACGGTTGCCCAGCCCCAAGCCCTTGAACGGCTCCTCGACGCGCGCGAACGCTATGCCGGTAGCCCAGCGGTCCTGGCATGTCGGGCGAATTGGATCGACGGTCGTGAACATCCAATGAACACGCCACGTGAGCGATTCCTCATTGATCCAAAGCTCAGGGCACACGCCCAAGCGGTAGGAGCAAAACAGATCCGAACCGCATCCTTTGTTGCCATCCTTTTGGATGCCCGGGCAGTTCGGGAGGAAGGGCTGCCCGTGGCGGACTACTTCCTGTGGAACGATGACTTTGAGTACACGGGCCGTCTTCTTCGACGCCGCATCGGACTTTACGTTGATGCTGCCCGCGTTGAACATCGAACCAAGGAATTCGCCGGGGCAACGGACAAAGACCCCGGAGATCGTTTCTTTGGGGAAGTACGCAACAAAGTGTGGTCCCTGACCCGGTCGCGTGCCTTTTCCCCCGTGGATCGTCTGCTCTATTCGGGAGCGACCCTGCGCCGCTGGGCGAAGATGATCGCGATTTCCTCACGTCCGCAAGCGCGTATCGCAGACATCATCATGGGCACGTACGCGGGTATTTCCGCTCCTCGTCCGACCACGGAAATCCTCTGGGACACTCAGGTGGGACGCGAGGCGGCGGTTCTTGATTCGGGAACTACCGAACATCCCGCACAGCCTTATCAGCGCAGTGATCGCAACACGCGTTTCGCTGTGCTCCTTCCGGTGTGGCGGGGCGACAATGTCACGCACTTCCAACGTTCCCTCAGGTCCATCGGCGTTGATCAGATTCGCCGCCCATCGCAGATCGTGGTCGTATGCGACGGCCCCATCAACCCGGGAATTGACCGGATCCTCCGCGACGTGGCTCATGGCAGACGCGCAGATCTGACGGCTGACATTCCCGTGAAGGTTGTTCGTCTTGCTCAGAATTCTGGGTTGTCGCACGCGCTCAATGTTGGTCTGCCCGAATGTGAGTGTGAGATTGTGGCGCGCGCCGACGCTGACGATATTTCGCTTCCCGAACGATTCGCCACGCAGATTCCCCTCATTGAGGCGGGTTTTGAGATGGTCGGAAGTGCGATCGCGGAGTTTGACGAGGACGAGTCCTCAACAGGTCTTGTCCGGCGTATGCCGATGAGTGCCCGCGAAATTCGACAGACAATTACGCGTCGTGACCCGTTCAACCATCCGACAATCGTCTACACCAAGTCCGCGGTTGCCGCCGCAGGCGGATATCAGCACGTCAACCATATGGAGGATTACTGGCTGTTCGCACGGATGATCCATTTGGGGATTCCCACGGTCAATGTCCAAGACCCTCTCGTGCTGTATCGGATCGGTGCGGGCGCCTACCAGCGTCGCGGGGGAGTGGACATGTTCCGATCGGAGCTTCGGATGCAGCGTCTGCTGCGCGAATCCCGCATGATCACTGTGCCGCGGTATGTGACGAATATGCTCGTCCGTGGAGGCTATCGCCTGATCCCCGTGGGCGCACGCAAAGCCCTGTATCAAACCGTCGGACGTCTCCTGTGGTTCCGTTAG
- a CDS encoding CDP-glycerol glycerophosphotransferase family protein: MPLLPPHSDNVHTTFVATSITWERVNLHITIEERPIDEDDRRAPGSRPSGTDDILIIDPLEGFIPPEGLPVHVGNCEKPTDDPAPSDHQTSFALWRPNENAHALEWTQLDDHRWMISLNVTNFENRKQVVNGTWRFAVRCCSAWQNVILDLSLTDDLDDKSRVFLHAGNNRAYTVAFSLAETTPDLIMRTYYFTGGRKKSDNPLVWATRAIRRTWKKTKRSALIAAYEASLAAHPHRNNTILFASEARPSLQGNLRAIRDRMLERGLDHRFTFLYSFRTEAMSDKKSALKLAWLMGQAGTIIIDDYFVLLDSFPVDGNHTIIQAWHAGSGFKDVGYSRFGKSGSPNLHNAHRHYSYAICGAEALRDTYAEVFGIERAAVIPTGLPRIDAFLNPKHSARARKEFASQFPLAANKRVILFAPTFRGRGMSDAYYDWNSFDFQALYDVLGTESVFLIRQHHFVIDPAPIPEELSDRIIDASSFADTNDLLHSVDVMITDYSSIMYEYSLLHRPMIFFAPDLDMYSATRGMHRDYRGTAPGQVVTDFDTLLEVLSRPTLDVGKTEEFITHNFDHADTHNSDRFIDWLLLGRLPLTISAAPGEQTPIVR; encoded by the coding sequence GTGCCGCTTTTACCTCCACACTCCGATAACGTCCACACGACTTTTGTCGCCACGTCGATCACCTGGGAACGTGTCAACCTCCACATCACCATCGAGGAACGCCCCATTGACGAGGACGACCGTCGGGCACCCGGTTCACGGCCTAGCGGAACTGATGACATCTTGATCATCGACCCACTCGAAGGGTTCATCCCACCGGAAGGCCTGCCCGTACATGTGGGGAATTGCGAAAAACCCACCGATGATCCTGCACCCAGCGATCACCAGACGTCCTTTGCTTTGTGGCGTCCCAACGAGAATGCGCATGCCCTGGAGTGGACGCAGCTCGATGATCACCGCTGGATGATCTCACTCAATGTCACGAACTTTGAGAACCGCAAGCAAGTGGTCAACGGAACATGGAGATTCGCTGTTCGCTGCTGCAGCGCATGGCAGAACGTCATCCTTGATCTCAGCCTCACCGATGACCTCGATGACAAGTCGCGAGTTTTCCTGCATGCGGGCAACAACCGGGCATACACCGTCGCATTCTCACTGGCTGAAACCACACCCGACCTCATCATGAGGACGTACTACTTCACCGGTGGTCGAAAGAAATCGGACAATCCTCTTGTGTGGGCCACGCGTGCGATTCGTCGGACCTGGAAGAAAACCAAGCGTTCAGCCCTCATCGCCGCATACGAGGCGTCGCTCGCCGCCCACCCCCACCGAAACAACACCATTCTTTTTGCTTCCGAGGCACGCCCCAGCCTCCAGGGGAACCTCCGGGCGATCCGTGACCGGATGCTTGAACGCGGACTCGATCATCGTTTCACTTTCCTCTATTCCTTCCGCACAGAGGCCATGTCGGATAAGAAGTCGGCGCTCAAACTCGCCTGGCTCATGGGGCAAGCGGGGACGATCATCATTGATGACTATTTCGTTCTCCTCGATTCTTTCCCCGTTGACGGCAACCACACAATTATCCAGGCGTGGCACGCCGGATCGGGATTCAAGGACGTGGGCTACTCTCGTTTCGGCAAGTCGGGATCACCGAACCTGCATAACGCCCACCGACACTATTCCTATGCGATATGCGGTGCCGAGGCCCTGCGCGACACCTACGCCGAGGTTTTCGGAATTGAACGCGCAGCGGTGATCCCCACGGGTCTGCCCCGGATCGATGCGTTCCTCAACCCGAAGCACAGTGCCAGGGCCCGCAAGGAATTTGCTTCGCAGTTCCCGCTGGCAGCCAACAAACGCGTAATTCTTTTTGCTCCGACCTTCCGCGGACGAGGGATGTCCGATGCCTACTATGACTGGAATTCCTTTGACTTCCAGGCACTCTATGACGTCCTCGGCACAGAAAGTGTCTTCCTCATTCGCCAGCATCATTTCGTCATAGACCCAGCTCCGATTCCCGAGGAGTTGAGCGACCGAATCATCGATGCGTCCTCATTTGCTGACACGAATGATCTGCTGCATTCCGTTGACGTGATGATCACCGATTATTCGTCGATCATGTATGAGTATTCACTGCTGCACCGGCCGATGATTTTCTTCGCTCCCGATCTCGACATGTATTCAGCGACCCGCGGAATGCATCGGGATTACCGGGGCACCGCCCCCGGCCAGGTCGTCACCGACTTCGACACCCTCCTTGAGGTTCTGTCACGCCCAACCTTAGATGTCGGCAAAACCGAGGAATTCATCACCCACAACTTCGACCACGCGGATACGCACAATTCCGACCGCTTTATCGACTGGCTTCTTCTGGGACGGCTTCCACTGACGATCAGTGCGGCTCCAGGCGAACAGACACCGATAGTCCGCTAA
- a CDS encoding IspD/TarI family cytidylyltransferase yields MNVALIFAGGIGARMRAGAVPKQFLEIYGRPVIVHTLEQFQQHPEIDAILVVILEEYRQEFLRLLDRYELSKVKWVVSGGSTGQESRHNGLKALREACPKDSVVLIHDGVRPLVDEELITANIRSVEAHGTGVTCTKTNETIVVANEPQVTDVIPRDRLWTAQAPQSFVLGEVADIYDRAVSEGITDSIDTCSLYRRYGIPVRMVPGPHTNIKITTSSDYYIARTFFTLVEDAKAFGARAEME; encoded by the coding sequence ATGAATGTCGCTTTGATTTTCGCCGGGGGAATCGGTGCGCGTATGCGAGCCGGAGCTGTTCCGAAACAGTTCTTAGAGATTTATGGACGCCCCGTCATCGTTCATACGCTCGAACAGTTCCAGCAGCACCCCGAGATTGACGCGATCCTCGTTGTCATCCTTGAAGAATATCGTCAAGAATTCCTGCGCCTCCTCGACCGATACGAACTCTCCAAGGTGAAGTGGGTGGTGTCGGGTGGTTCCACCGGTCAGGAATCACGGCATAACGGTCTCAAGGCTCTGCGTGAGGCCTGCCCTAAGGACTCTGTTGTTCTCATCCACGACGGGGTGCGTCCACTTGTGGATGAGGAACTCATTACGGCGAATATCCGTTCCGTTGAGGCTCATGGAACAGGCGTGACGTGCACAAAGACAAATGAAACCATCGTTGTTGCCAACGAACCTCAAGTCACCGATGTGATCCCGCGTGATCGCCTGTGGACAGCTCAGGCCCCTCAATCCTTCGTGCTGGGAGAAGTTGCCGACATCTACGACCGCGCTGTGTCGGAGGGCATCACCGATTCCATTGACACGTGTTCTCTGTACCGTCGTTACGGTATTCCCGTGCGGATGGTTCCCGGCCCGCACACGAACATCAAGATCACAACAAGTTCCGACTATTACATTGCTCGAACGTTCTTCACTCTTGTCGAGGACGCGAAAGCTTTCGGTGCCCGCGCGGAAATGGAGTAA
- a CDS encoding NAD-dependent epimerase/dehydratase family protein, which produces MSTPLPFVDTDIVREDIDAILAAQDPQRQLPWAELTGRSVLVTGASGMIPAYTAAALFRANQLWNLNIDVTLLVRDADKARLRFGGLLDAPHVHLCVGDVTDVDLGDQRFDVIFHGASPARPSLHAHNPVGTLKTNALGTLHMLDHVADGGRFVLMSSSEVYGAHSGTELIGEHDFGPLDPYSVRGCYFEGKRMSETAVAVYAEQYGIVPTVVRFGHIYGPGMAVDDGRVQADFAADVAAGRDIVLTGDGTAQRTYTYVADAVSGMLLAMFKGTQAVYNIADPRGSVSIRQLADAFVAARPELKLAVRFANGEPPRGVSAQARLGLDSQALIDLGWVPSVDLASGAARMVGALSR; this is translated from the coding sequence ATGAGCACGCCCCTTCCCTTCGTTGATACGGACATCGTCCGTGAAGACATTGACGCGATTCTGGCGGCACAAGACCCTCAAAGGCAGCTTCCGTGGGCAGAGTTGACGGGCCGGAGCGTCCTCGTCACTGGTGCATCCGGGATGATTCCGGCATATACGGCGGCAGCTCTTTTTCGGGCGAACCAGCTGTGGAACCTCAATATCGACGTGACGTTGCTTGTGCGCGACGCCGACAAAGCCCGTCTCCGCTTCGGCGGCCTCCTTGATGCACCGCATGTTCACCTGTGCGTTGGGGATGTCACCGACGTTGACCTCGGTGATCAGCGTTTCGATGTGATCTTCCACGGGGCGTCCCCTGCCCGTCCTTCCCTGCACGCACACAACCCTGTGGGGACGTTGAAAACTAACGCTCTTGGGACGCTTCACATGCTCGATCACGTTGCTGACGGTGGTCGTTTTGTCCTCATGTCGTCCTCGGAAGTCTACGGCGCACATTCGGGAACTGAACTCATCGGCGAACACGATTTCGGTCCCCTCGATCCGTACTCGGTGCGCGGCTGCTATTTCGAGGGGAAGCGCATGAGCGAAACCGCCGTTGCCGTTTATGCGGAGCAATATGGGATTGTGCCGACGGTTGTTCGTTTTGGTCATATTTACGGTCCGGGAATGGCTGTGGATGATGGTCGTGTTCAGGCGGATTTCGCTGCGGATGTTGCCGCTGGCCGCGACATCGTTTTAACGGGTGATGGCACCGCCCAGCGGACCTACACCTATGTTGCTGATGCGGTGTCGGGGATGCTGCTGGCGATGTTTAAGGGAACTCAGGCGGTGTACAACATTGCCGATCCGCGAGGATCCGTGTCGATTCGTCAACTCGCCGATGCTTTCGTTGCCGCCCGACCGGAGCTTAAGCTCGCTGTGCGTTTCGCCAACGGGGAGCCACCCCGAGGGGTTTCTGCCCAGGCGCGCCTCGGTTTGGATTCCCAGGCACTCATTGACCTGGGGTGGGTGCCGTCCGTTGATCTGGCCTCGGGTGCCGCTCGCATGGTGGGGGCCCTGAGCCGATGA